The proteins below are encoded in one region of Prevotella melaninogenica ATCC 25845:
- a CDS encoding ATP-dependent RecD-like DNA helicase, with the protein MKHISIRVPWHDKKWNGSVCNCPKNNPFCMMLHNISEKKDIEKEQSLSGKTFFELSSQDMPACMTENGGFMSEKSFNRTFTHVYAWNKNNPQSKLLPTEISLNPYSVFGIPFKYLNKDSQEELDKRYPNLPKDEEATFRTSWVFGRERQYAILKKFSSNIIPDSSIAVFYCKNGNPVDEDCSRLIVGMGNVKRVHEIKSYDSKAEYTYPFWDLIFEHGIRQNLDKSEGFLLPYHEYLDLDDDYINKITGKKKEEVVSEIKLSLDKLGNSQRIFNELSYGCNYISSHSMLIILDAARKCLEKVIEHKLVGGNWKKQILWIDEQIAKVKDLIGPFPSFAESLRAIGVNYAYIIEQDLRNNGFCKSKDNPWLAFDQLMSGKISLKDIVYECELPLYKDTWKSISEESRNVLSLLSRFEITSDIIEKWYGHPEKYTELLENPYIISEDCSLGEENVVTTEMIDLGVISDPNLQGQWTPKNPSLVETMIDKRRIRSLVVYQLKAALQNGDTLLSVNELERSIKNTLSSDSLQLPVNYLLTNRNFMQTILTYITPEDKYGAIQLKYYSNAEEFLRKKFKARASKSVKVPLNEDWDSLVINSIEGYDANNERSRSAVEDQIRALKMFSDKRLSVLTGPAGTGKTTVVQAFLSSKQIKEEGVLLLAPTGKARVRLGKMAENIQAYTLAQFLSRRGFFNWSKMEAFVPANLENKGYAKAKNIIVDECSMLTCNDFYVLLNALDLKYVQRIIFIGDPSQLPPIGPGRTFADLCNFLDNNNEKAITHLKTVVRTIRTGDSDILSLASWFSGEKPVKDADQIFEKIIDKKLDKDLSVYTWNNENDLKDKLQEVLVKELPNPELDLKDRIKDSIGITDLNFAKTNPDCVERFQVLSPVINPVWGTYQLNTNFQEWVGNTNRKLSVEIAPNFIFYGDKVIQLLNEKRNSYPSKEEKQLSNGQIGFVSYANNNDKRASVVFAGIPNETFTYFPSKTDEKDSVIELAYAISIHKSQGSDFDCVLVVLPKGGRILSRELIYTALTRAKKKLILLVQDSISWLMEYTKPQQSVLARRNSNLFNFSVRDNIDKIPYVEGLIHTTESGLIVRSKSEVIIANMLYEQGIKFEYEKLLQENGRRCIPDFTFEDASGDTIIWEHLGMLDNPGYRESWERKCKFYESIGFVKGENLFTTRDHEDGSIHSNEIKEVIDELKDLI; encoded by the coding sequence ATGAAACATATTTCTATCAGAGTACCATGGCATGATAAAAAATGGAATGGCTCGGTTTGTAACTGTCCAAAAAACAACCCATTTTGCATGATGCTCCATAATATATCAGAAAAAAAGGATATTGAAAAAGAACAAAGTCTTTCGGGCAAAACCTTCTTTGAACTTTCAAGCCAAGATATGCCAGCATGTATGACTGAAAATGGGGGCTTTATGAGTGAGAAGTCTTTTAATCGAACATTTACTCATGTTTATGCTTGGAATAAAAATAACCCACAGAGCAAATTGTTGCCAACAGAGATTTCATTGAATCCCTATAGTGTCTTTGGAATTCCTTTCAAGTATTTAAATAAGGACAGCCAAGAAGAATTAGACAAGAGGTACCCAAATTTGCCAAAAGATGAAGAGGCGACTTTCCGTACAAGTTGGGTGTTTGGCAGAGAACGTCAATACGCCATTCTTAAAAAATTTTCATCAAATATTATCCCAGATTCCTCTATAGCTGTTTTTTATTGCAAAAATGGGAACCCCGTTGATGAGGACTGTTCTAGATTGATTGTAGGAATGGGAAACGTTAAAAGGGTTCATGAGATAAAGAGTTACGATTCAAAGGCTGAATATACATATCCTTTTTGGGATCTAATATTTGAGCATGGAATACGTCAAAATTTAGACAAATCTGAGGGTTTCCTTCTTCCATATCATGAATATTTAGATTTGGACGATGACTATATAAATAAAATCACAGGCAAGAAGAAGGAAGAAGTAGTCAGTGAAATAAAACTATCATTAGATAAACTTGGCAATAGTCAACGGATTTTCAATGAACTTTCCTATGGGTGTAATTATATAAGCAGCCATAGCATGCTCATTATTTTAGATGCTGCTAGAAAATGTTTAGAAAAAGTTATAGAACATAAGCTCGTAGGGGGGAATTGGAAAAAGCAGATTTTATGGATAGATGAGCAGATAGCAAAAGTAAAGGATCTAATCGGTCCATTCCCTTCTTTTGCTGAATCTTTACGTGCGATAGGAGTAAATTATGCCTATATAATAGAACAGGATCTTCGTAATAATGGTTTTTGCAAATCAAAAGATAATCCTTGGTTAGCATTTGATCAATTAATGTCAGGAAAGATATCTCTGAAAGATATTGTATACGAATGTGAGTTACCTTTGTATAAAGACACGTGGAAAAGCATTTCTGAAGAATCACGTAATGTATTATCACTCTTGTCTCGTTTTGAAATTACATCGGATATTATAGAGAAATGGTACGGGCACCCAGAAAAATATACAGAACTACTTGAGAATCCATATATCATAAGTGAAGATTGTAGTTTAGGCGAGGAGAATGTCGTCACCACAGAGATGATTGATCTTGGAGTCATTTCAGACCCTAACCTTCAGGGGCAGTGGACTCCTAAAAATCCTTCTCTTGTAGAAACAATGATTGATAAAAGAAGAATCCGTTCTTTGGTAGTTTATCAATTAAAGGCTGCTTTACAAAATGGCGACACCTTGTTGTCTGTCAATGAACTTGAAAGATCAATAAAGAACACGTTGTCCAGTGATAGCTTACAACTGCCGGTAAACTACCTACTGACAAACAGGAACTTTATGCAGACTATATTGACATATATAACTCCAGAAGACAAATATGGAGCAATACAACTCAAATATTATAGTAACGCAGAGGAATTTTTGAGGAAAAAGTTTAAAGCAAGAGCTTCAAAGTCTGTAAAAGTTCCCTTAAATGAAGATTGGGATTCGCTAGTTATCAACTCGATAGAAGGCTATGATGCTAACAATGAGCGAAGTCGTTCCGCAGTAGAAGACCAGATAAGAGCCTTAAAAATGTTCAGTGACAAAAGATTGTCTGTTCTGACCGGTCCTGCCGGCACTGGTAAAACTACTGTAGTACAAGCCTTTTTAAGCTCCAAGCAGATAAAAGAAGAAGGCGTACTACTTTTAGCTCCTACGGGAAAAGCAAGGGTTCGGTTAGGAAAAATGGCAGAAAACATTCAAGCCTATACATTAGCGCAATTCCTATCTAGAAGAGGTTTCTTTAATTGGTCAAAGATGGAGGCTTTTGTTCCTGCCAACTTAGAAAATAAGGGGTATGCAAAAGCAAAAAATATTATTGTAGATGAATGCTCCATGCTTACATGCAATGACTTCTACGTTCTACTCAATGCTTTGGATCTAAAGTATGTACAACGAATCATATTTATTGGCGATCCATCTCAATTACCGCCTATTGGGCCGGGACGTACTTTTGCTGATTTATGTAACTTTCTTGATAATAATAATGAAAAAGCCATAACTCACCTCAAAACTGTTGTTAGAACTATTAGAACAGGAGACTCCGATATATTATCATTAGCTTCTTGGTTCTCCGGGGAAAAGCCGGTAAAGGATGCAGATCAAATATTTGAAAAAATAATCGATAAAAAATTAGATAAGGATTTATCCGTCTATACTTGGAATAACGAAAATGATTTGAAAGACAAACTACAGGAAGTTCTGGTTAAAGAGTTACCAAATCCAGAATTAGACTTGAAGGACAGAATCAAGGATTCTATTGGGATTACAGATTTGAACTTTGCCAAGACTAATCCTGATTGTGTCGAAAGATTCCAAGTTTTATCACCTGTTATAAACCCAGTATGGGGAACTTATCAGTTGAATACTAATTTTCAAGAATGGGTTGGAAATACTAACAGAAAACTTTCAGTTGAGATAGCGCCAAATTTCATCTTTTATGGTGATAAGGTAATTCAACTTCTTAATGAAAAAAGAAATAGTTATCCTTCTAAAGAAGAAAAGCAATTGTCAAATGGGCAAATTGGTTTTGTTTCCTATGCTAATAATAATGATAAAAGGGCATCCGTCGTTTTCGCAGGAATACCTAATGAGACATTTACGTACTTTCCATCGAAAACAGACGAGAAGGATTCTGTAATTGAATTAGCTTATGCTATTTCTATTCACAAGTCGCAAGGAAGTGATTTTGACTGTGTTTTAGTTGTTTTGCCAAAAGGAGGAAGGATTCTTTCGCGTGAGCTTATTTATACAGCACTAACAAGAGCCAAAAAGAAATTAATATTATTGGTACAAGATAGTATCTCATGGTTAATGGAATATACTAAACCTCAACAGTCAGTCTTGGCAAGAAGAAATTCCAATTTATTTAATTTTTCTGTTCGAGACAATATTGATAAGATTCCGTATGTTGAAGGCCTTATTCATACAACCGAAAGTGGACTTATTGTAAGGAGTAAGTCTGAAGTTATTATTGCTAATATGCTTTATGAACAAGGAATAAAATTTGAATATGAGAAATTACTGCAAGAAAATGGAAGAAGATGTATTCCTGATTTTACGTTCGAAGATGCATCTGGTGATACGATAATCTGGGAGCATCTAGGAATGCTTGACAACCCTGGTTATAGAGAATCTTGGGAAAGAAAATGTAAATTCTATGAGTCTATAGGATTTGTAAAAGGAGAAAACTTATTTACTACGAGGGACCATGAAGATGGAAGTATTCATTCAAACGAAATAAAAGAAGTAATAGATGAACTAAAAGACCTGATTTAA
- a CDS encoding peptidoglycan DD-metalloendopeptidase family protein — translation MRRYRLFLLVFVATAISMKMVAQFYTLRTEEPHAQVRPVRQTVTKKKADSIDTKTPDVTFQTGRGLEITIEKDVPLFVNVKDSLLFNLISQRMNVCLPLDFLKLNSAFGYRKDPVRRCTAFHNGIDLECNHARVYAMLPGIIKEVHFGNRGYGNYIILEHGIFECLYGHLDQITVKEGDAVSAGTIVGISGNTGKSTGPHLHIRIRKGGKSVDPNIFVDYLKGYITQLQDKMACVRFGTKPDKELNIENLMATLRQFDVKFPQIVAAQALLETGYFTSRVCLENNNLFGLRRPSNGSYYTYNSWEESVKAYKDYVQYKYKGGNYYDFLNRIGYAEDGSYISKVMSLEKSL, via the coding sequence ATGAGACGATACAGATTATTTCTATTGGTTTTCGTCGCTACCGCAATCAGTATGAAGATGGTAGCGCAGTTTTACACCCTCCGTACTGAGGAGCCTCACGCACAGGTAAGACCTGTAAGACAAACAGTTACAAAGAAAAAAGCGGATAGCATAGACACAAAAACACCTGACGTAACCTTTCAAACAGGTCGTGGCTTGGAGATCACCATCGAGAAGGATGTACCACTGTTTGTCAATGTGAAGGACTCCCTGCTTTTCAATCTGATCAGCCAGCGTATGAACGTCTGCCTGCCGCTCGACTTCTTGAAACTCAACTCTGCTTTCGGTTACAGGAAAGATCCAGTAAGAAGATGCACGGCTTTCCATAATGGCATCGACCTCGAATGTAACCATGCAAGGGTCTATGCGATGCTGCCCGGTATCATCAAGGAAGTACATTTCGGGAACAGAGGCTACGGCAACTATATCATCTTAGAGCATGGCATCTTTGAGTGTTTATACGGCCATCTTGACCAGATAACCGTAAAGGAGGGCGATGCAGTGTCGGCAGGAACCATCGTGGGAATATCAGGGAACACCGGTAAAAGCACCGGTCCACATCTCCATATCCGAATCAGGAAAGGTGGGAAGAGCGTCGATCCCAATATTTTCGTGGATTATCTTAAAGGTTACATCACACAGCTACAGGATAAGATGGCATGCGTCAGATTCGGGACAAAGCCCGACAAAGAGTTGAACATCGAGAATCTGATGGCCACATTAAGGCAATTTGATGTAAAGTTCCCACAGATAGTAGCAGCACAGGCTCTGCTTGAAACAGGCTACTTTACCTCCCGGGTATGCTTAGAGAACAACAACCTCTTCGGACTACGTCGCCCCAGCAATGGCAGCTACTATACCTACAACTCATGGGAAGAAAGCGTTAAGGCCTACAAGGACTATGTACAGTACAAGTACAAAGGTGGCAACTACTACGACTTCCTGAACAGGATTGGCTATGCGGAAGATGGTAGTTATATCTCAAAGGTAATGAGCCTTGAAAAGAGCCTATAA
- a CDS encoding DUF4099 domain-containing protein: protein MENVMTFQAQGAVLEKLMQLGIDSEKLELMPDALKVPLLRGEVTPVFVANMGTVNGKVIQLPLKAQFVLDENDQVMLMTYPLRREIANELNLNQTELRRVQSGDVVRKEVDVEGERKVKFIQLDKETNSLMHRDVASVSIESELMTRDKVKDIELGANQKEALQEGKPVELSLGDTKVTVGVDLREPQGFKVVNGDMKEWERLQQMRYDDTHEDFIGYVMTDENRWEYQKVVERQTMTNNPSESIEKKQRTGLIR from the coding sequence ATGGAAAATGTGATGACTTTTCAAGCTCAGGGAGCAGTCTTAGAGAAACTGATGCAGCTGGGTATCGACAGCGAAAAACTGGAGTTAATGCCTGACGCTCTGAAAGTTCCGCTGCTTCGTGGGGAGGTAACGCCTGTCTTCGTGGCAAACATGGGAACAGTAAATGGCAAGGTGATACAGTTACCGCTTAAAGCCCAGTTCGTGCTGGATGAAAACGACCAAGTGATGCTGATGACTTATCCGCTTCGCCGGGAGATTGCCAACGAGCTGAATCTCAATCAAACTGAACTCCGGCGTGTGCAGTCGGGCGATGTAGTCCGTAAGGAGGTGGACGTGGAGGGAGAAAGGAAAGTAAAATTTATCCAGTTGGATAAGGAAACCAACTCGCTCATGCACCGTGACGTGGCCAGTGTGTCTATCGAATCGGAACTGATGACACGGGACAAGGTGAAGGACATCGAACTCGGGGCTAACCAGAAGGAGGCTCTGCAGGAGGGAAAGCCCGTGGAGCTTTCGCTCGGCGACACTAAGGTAACGGTGGGTGTGGACCTGCGTGAGCCACAGGGCTTCAAGGTGGTCAATGGCGACATGAAGGAATGGGAACGCCTTCAGCAGATGCGCTACGATGATACCCACGAGGATTTTATAGGGTATGTGATGACCGACGAGAACCGCTGGGAATACCAGAAGGTGGTGGAACGCCAGACAATGACCAACAACCCCTCTGAGTCTATCGAAAAGAAACAGCGTACTGGCTTGATACGATAA
- a CDS encoding DNA mismatch repair protein MutS, producing the protein MGRKKYKNLDYDYIVSSVAGYAKVAPIARKVKAGDDMAIAKAAAMMTAAVRNVMPKDKQVVLVPIPNRTGRAGYTKTLAEKISEALHLPVIDALASNTHEPLYLVKKANGSIDEVPLYFYRIRRVPRDKIPILIDNVLDTGHTAMAAYEAIGRQDTLMAVLGDTHKFTPNKWKTDIYPLIDNNMASKKKEEVQQQATPKEEPKAQTEKKAAKKTAKLPKSKTLAELYENMKEKHPDAVLLFRTGDFYTALNADASKVADTLSIKPTKPAKAEDGPLQVTFPHHALDTNLPKLIRAGLRVAIVDSLEKKQSVEKSTSVKTETKAQETKVQEKKEEGKNVDKSASAKQEHQPREPQMVTVNGDKVSHAHAFQSKVNPADWFYVAQLNGKQLNPMKMDAADIAAYQKREAKVEDMMQKYYPTKLAPKVSVEEYKAANILSNGRVIDKMTVYKEKDEQRADYGKYKLYAQVGDQRMSVPMTKADQSAFFDRVTTPAALVEKNFGERLHLASAYAIYQLPANIKVEDIRVAKDNMDGKWKISAAVGENGRTDKKAISFDDGFSLFQAKTVTREQLAAKYLSDDIKVLSGQKQAISNGLKM; encoded by the coding sequence GTGGGTAGAAAGAAATACAAAAATCTTGATTACGACTACATCGTCAGCTCCGTGGCTGGCTATGCCAAGGTTGCTCCCATTGCCCGAAAGGTAAAGGCTGGGGACGATATGGCCATTGCCAAGGCAGCAGCGATGATGACGGCTGCCGTCAGGAATGTCATGCCTAAGGACAAGCAGGTGGTACTGGTACCCATTCCCAACCGCACGGGCAGGGCGGGTTACACCAAAACGCTTGCCGAGAAAATCAGCGAGGCACTGCATCTACCTGTCATCGACGCATTAGCAAGCAATACCCACGAGCCGCTTTATCTGGTGAAGAAAGCCAATGGCTCGATCGATGAAGTGCCGCTCTACTTCTATCGCATCCGAAGGGTGCCCAGAGACAAGATACCCATTCTCATTGATAATGTACTCGACACCGGGCACACGGCAATGGCTGCCTATGAAGCGATAGGCAGGCAGGACACGCTGATGGCGGTGCTCGGTGATACGCATAAGTTCACGCCCAACAAATGGAAAACGGATATTTACCCTTTAATTGACAACAATATGGCAAGCAAGAAAAAAGAAGAGGTGCAACAGCAAGCTACCCCGAAGGAAGAGCCGAAGGCTCAGACTGAGAAAAAAGCTGCAAAGAAAACCGCGAAGCTCCCGAAGTCAAAGACGCTGGCAGAGCTGTACGAGAACATGAAGGAGAAGCATCCTGATGCCGTCCTGCTCTTCAGGACGGGAGATTTCTACACGGCCCTGAACGCTGATGCCTCCAAGGTGGCTGACACCTTGTCCATCAAGCCAACAAAACCGGCAAAGGCAGAGGACGGCCCTCTGCAAGTCACATTCCCTCATCATGCTTTGGACACAAACCTGCCAAAACTCATCCGTGCCGGTCTTCGAGTGGCCATCGTGGACAGTCTGGAGAAGAAACAAAGCGTAGAGAAATCCACATCGGTAAAAACGGAAACAAAAGCACAGGAAACAAAAGTGCAGGAAAAGAAAGAGGAAGGAAAGAACGTGGACAAGTCGGCTTCCGCCAAACAGGAGCATCAGCCGCGTGAGCCGCAGATGGTAACGGTCAATGGCGACAAAGTTTCCCATGCCCATGCCTTCCAGTCCAAGGTGAATCCTGCCGACTGGTTCTATGTGGCTCAACTCAACGGCAAGCAGCTCAACCCTATGAAGATGGACGCTGCCGACATCGCAGCCTATCAGAAACGGGAGGCGAAGGTGGAGGACATGATGCAGAAGTATTATCCTACCAAGTTGGCTCCCAAGGTGTCGGTGGAGGAATACAAGGCTGCCAACATTCTTTCCAATGGTAGGGTCATCGACAAGATGACGGTGTATAAGGAGAAGGACGAGCAGCGTGCCGACTATGGCAAGTACAAGCTCTACGCACAGGTGGGCGACCAGCGCATGTCCGTACCCATGACCAAAGCGGACCAGAGTGCTTTCTTCGACCGCGTGACGACACCGGCGGCATTGGTAGAAAAGAACTTTGGTGAACGGCTGCACCTGGCATCCGCCTACGCCATCTATCAGCTCCCAGCCAACATCAAGGTGGAGGACATCCGGGTGGCGAAGGACAACATGGACGGTAAGTGGAAGATTTCGGCTGCCGTGGGCGAAAATGGGCGCACGGACAAGAAAGCAATTTCCTTTGACGACGGCTTTTCTCTCTTCCAAGCCAAGACCGTCACACGGGAGCAGCTGGCCGCCAAATATCTCTCGGACGACATCAAGGTGCTGTCGGGACAGAAACAAGCCATCAGCAACGGACTGAAGATGTAG
- a CDS encoding ArdC family protein, giving the protein MTTAGTETKTLGQKAVDRFTEMMIGRMEQMKSVGWHKEWIGGATAPGAMPQNVSGRGYSGSNSFFLQLDTALRGYSMPVYLTFKQTNDLGAYVKKGESAMPVLYWDIMARDKDGRKITKDTYRKMSLAERMQVQTIPFLKAYNVFNVDQTNLAEVKPDKVEALKKLFAPPELRDAEGMFTSKALDRMFEKQEWICPIQYDKQVPGAYFSPSKDIIVIPRKEQFNIGKTPEEVYKDGMEYYSTALHEMAHSTGTEPRLNRGSHEKFGDAMYAKEELVAELTAAMVGNSMGFDKRILDNNAAYLDGWISTLKENPKFIVSVIADVNKAANMVLEEVDKQKMALGEEPLLDKNRNLSADTAKDKIVFENASIIKQNDGDYAVRASFQGKDLGIKPIDRNVGILYFSLSEEAEKARLLSHTLEKSYGDIILSQGQRRSHGMKI; this is encoded by the coding sequence ATGACTACAGCTGGAACTGAAACAAAGACGCTCGGTCAGAAAGCCGTGGACAGGTTCACGGAGATGATGATTGGGCGCATGGAACAGATGAAGTCCGTGGGCTGGCACAAGGAGTGGATAGGCGGTGCCACCGCCCCCGGTGCCATGCCTCAGAATGTGTCCGGGCGTGGATATTCGGGAAGTAACTCTTTCTTCCTCCAACTGGACACGGCTCTCCGTGGCTACTCAATGCCCGTGTATCTCACCTTCAAGCAAACCAATGACTTGGGAGCGTATGTCAAGAAGGGCGAGTCGGCCATGCCGGTGCTCTACTGGGACATCATGGCAAGGGACAAGGACGGACGCAAAATCACCAAAGACACCTACCGCAAGATGAGCCTTGCGGAGCGGATGCAGGTGCAGACCATTCCATTCCTAAAGGCCTACAATGTGTTCAATGTTGATCAGACCAATCTGGCTGAGGTGAAGCCTGATAAGGTGGAAGCACTCAAAAAGCTATTTGCACCGCCTGAACTGCGTGATGCAGAGGGGATGTTTACAAGCAAGGCACTCGACCGTATGTTTGAGAAACAGGAGTGGATTTGTCCTATCCAATATGACAAGCAGGTACCCGGTGCATACTTTTCTCCCTCCAAGGACATCATCGTCATTCCAAGGAAAGAACAGTTCAACATCGGCAAGACACCGGAGGAAGTGTATAAGGACGGTATGGAATACTACTCCACGGCCCTGCACGAGATGGCTCACTCCACGGGTACGGAACCTCGGCTGAACAGGGGCAGTCATGAGAAGTTCGGAGACGCAATGTATGCCAAGGAGGAACTGGTAGCTGAGCTGACGGCGGCGATGGTGGGCAACTCAATGGGCTTTGACAAGCGCATACTGGACAACAATGCGGCCTACCTCGATGGCTGGATCTCTACCCTCAAAGAGAATCCTAAGTTCATCGTGTCGGTGATTGCTGACGTGAACAAGGCTGCCAACATGGTACTGGAAGAGGTGGACAAGCAGAAGATGGCGTTGGGCGAAGAGCCTTTGCTCGACAAGAATAGGAACCTTTCTGCCGATACCGCCAAGGACAAGATTGTCTTTGAGAACGCTTCGATCATCAAGCAGAATGACGGCGACTATGCGGTGCGTGCCTCGTTCCAAGGCAAGGATTTGGGCATCAAACCAATTGACCGAAATGTGGGCATCCTCTATTTTTCTCTCTCGGAGGAAGCGGAGAAGGCCCGTCTGCTCTCCCATACGCTGGAAAAAAGCTATGGCGATATAATCCTCTCACAAGGACAGCGACGCTCGCATGGTATGAAAATCTAA
- a CDS encoding toprim domain-containing protein yields the protein MKQTVNFKDLKAKVGVDDIAYYLGYRLDRSAGVGRYIEMVLPDTTGHKDKLIIKNPKEKASQTYFRRNGAKGGDVVSLIRENLNSFHESGRNEWEIIGKVMARFANEPIPDYGDSQYLTKAGYSDNRVFDPKRYEVKEIGRDLSEVMAFFAQRGIKEETVGVFAPFIKQIRDSCHTTYKQFNIGFSYTEAGKDKVVGYEIRGFGSFKSKAAGTNSTTGAWIADLSRGGNPADIRNVYFAESAYDIMAFYQLNHLRLDAAHSVFVSLGGTFSDGQVKGIMSHYPEAKAMDCFDNDLAGRIYGIRMAALLEGIRMNIHKEDSEVKITIGDRSFAIPNDQLSIRELRKHIHIRYNVGEWKTAANYKDWNDQLMGKQLEVVAVKNKFARDRNLADRREKGVGL from the coding sequence ATGAAACAGACCGTAAACTTCAAAGACCTGAAAGCCAAGGTCGGCGTGGATGACATTGCCTATTACCTGGGGTATCGCCTCGACCGCTCGGCGGGTGTGGGCAGATATATCGAAATGGTGCTGCCTGACACCACGGGGCATAAGGACAAGCTCATCATCAAGAATCCGAAGGAGAAGGCTTCACAGACCTATTTTCGTCGTAACGGGGCGAAGGGCGGCGATGTGGTGTCGTTGATTCGTGAGAATCTTAACAGCTTTCACGAGTCCGGCAGGAACGAGTGGGAAATCATCGGTAAGGTGATGGCACGCTTTGCCAACGAGCCAATTCCCGACTATGGTGATAGCCAGTATCTCACAAAAGCCGGATATAGCGACAACCGTGTGTTCGATCCGAAACGCTACGAAGTGAAGGAGATAGGCCGTGATTTGTCTGAGGTGATGGCATTCTTTGCCCAACGTGGCATCAAAGAGGAGACGGTGGGTGTCTTCGCTCCATTCATCAAGCAGATAAGGGACAGCTGCCATACCACCTACAAGCAGTTCAACATCGGTTTCTCTTATACGGAGGCTGGCAAGGACAAGGTGGTAGGCTATGAAATCCGTGGCTTCGGCTCATTCAAAAGTAAAGCAGCTGGTACCAACTCGACAACAGGCGCATGGATTGCTGACCTGTCAAGAGGTGGTAATCCAGCGGACATCCGAAATGTGTATTTCGCAGAGAGTGCCTACGACATCATGGCGTTCTATCAGCTGAATCACCTTCGCTTGGATGCTGCTCATTCGGTATTCGTGTCGCTGGGCGGTACATTCTCTGACGGACAAGTCAAAGGCATCATGTCGCATTACCCTGAAGCCAAGGCGATGGACTGTTTCGACAATGACCTTGCTGGGCGCATCTATGGCATCCGTATGGCTGCCCTGTTGGAGGGTATTCGCATGAATATACATAAGGAAGATAGCGAGGTAAAGATTACCATTGGTGATAGGAGCTTTGCCATTCCTAACGACCAGTTGTCGATCCGTGAGCTTCGCAAGCACATCCATATCCGCTATAACGTGGGTGAATGGAAGACTGCCGCAAACTACAAAGACTGGAACGACCAGTTGATGGGTAAACAGTTGGAAGTTGTGGCGGTAAAAAACAAGTTTGCAAGGGACCGAAATCTGGCCGACCGCCGAGAGAAAGGAGTAGGCTTATGA
- a CDS encoding type IA DNA topoisomerase, with protein MSDTDNLQTCPVCGRGTMVHNEQEWKCSEQSCGFVIPNRVFNLEMTEELVAQLVKHGHTNPLQLQNRDGQHFKAALVIRNGKVEVSSGVHYIDGVCPLCGGRIRKTSKGYRCENSIGEHPSCDFMIPGIICNRRITEQDAVAFLNGKHIALEGFASNEWKMFASSLSIAEGKVKLESRIAKCPHCGGDLHVGLKAYNCANYRNTEHPCKFSIWRNISGHAVSVEEVKQICEQGVTRDSIEFYKEDGTVYYKRLQLTPEKDRIIMI; from the coding sequence ATGAGTGATACTGACAATTTACAGACCTGCCCCGTGTGTGGCAGGGGCACAATGGTACATAACGAACAGGAGTGGAAGTGCAGTGAGCAGTCCTGCGGGTTCGTTATCCCTAATCGTGTGTTTAATCTGGAAATGACAGAGGAACTGGTTGCGCAGCTTGTCAAGCATGGCCATACCAATCCGTTGCAGTTACAGAACAGGGACGGCCAGCATTTCAAGGCGGCTCTCGTCATCCGTAATGGAAAGGTAGAGGTCTCGTCGGGTGTGCATTACATCGACGGCGTATGTCCTCTCTGCGGAGGCAGGATTCGCAAGACCTCGAAAGGCTACCGGTGTGAGAACTCCATCGGAGAGCATCCGTCATGCGATTTCATGATTCCGGGCATCATCTGCAACCGCAGGATCACGGAGCAGGATGCCGTGGCGTTCTTGAATGGCAAGCATATCGCTTTGGAGGGCTTTGCCTCGAATGAGTGGAAGATGTTTGCCTCGTCGCTGTCGATAGCCGAGGGCAAGGTGAAGCTGGAATCGCGCATCGCAAAGTGTCCGCATTGCGGGGGAGACCTGCATGTAGGGCTGAAGGCATACAACTGTGCCAATTACCGCAATACCGAACATCCCTGCAAGTTCTCCATCTGGCGTAACATCAGCGGTCATGCCGTGTCGGTGGAGGAGGTGAAGCAGATATGTGAGCAGGGCGTGACGAGGGACAGCATTGAGTTCTACAAGGAAGACGGTACGGTGTACTACAAGCGTCTGCAGCTAACGCCTGAAAAGGACAGAATAATCATGATTTAA
- a CDS encoding XRE family transcriptional regulator translates to MMKLYSHEDMLDQVLGSKGTPARNAYEQKINYLLKDKRDTH, encoded by the coding sequence ATGATGAAGCTATACTCACATGAAGATATGCTCGACCAGGTGTTGGGCAGCAAAGGCACTCCTGCCCGTAATGCTTATGAGCAGAAAATCAACTACCTCTTGAAAGATAAAAGAGATACGCATTAA